The following are encoded in a window of Carassius auratus strain Wakin chromosome 6, ASM336829v1, whole genome shotgun sequence genomic DNA:
- the slc26a6l1 gene encoding solute carrier family 26 member 6, like 1 isoform X1 — translation MDSGNTEYHVQREIIDEQRLKERSQRMDPSQINLPISHRLKKSLSCSTPRLKRSIVGFLPVLSWLPRYSIWDYGMPDLISGISVGIMHLPQGMAYALLASLPPVFGLYTSLYPPLIYFIFGTSRHISIGTFTILSIMIGSVTERLAPDSDFLIYNSTNVTEEVDIISRDFYRVQVAAAATVLGGLIQVVLGLVQFGFVGTYLSEPLVRGYTTAASAHAVVAQLKYVFGVSPKRFSGPLSIVYTLADLCMLLPETHLPTLLASVVSIVGLITAKELNTALRKKLLVPIPVELCTIVVATVISFYTRLNETYKISVVGDIPSGLQLPSIPIANVFSEVVLDAFAMAIVGYAISISLGKTFALKHGYKVDSNQELVALGLSNTVGGFFQCFSVCSSMSRSLIQESTGGKTQIAGVVSGVIVLVTILKLGSLFQELPKAVLAAIVLVNLKGMFKQYYDIVTLWRSSKIDMLIWLVTYVSTVLFNLDMGLGASMGFALLTVIFRTQRPSYSLLGHLPGTELYLDMETHEEVREVPGITIFRSSATMYFANAELYLEALKKKSGLDIGKMLIYKRRQEAKQRRRERRAERRARREAKRQKRAFREASQRSRKAVFSLEEEVGQMKETNGDIHREVELGWRERENSTVFVIPEAARTSDGHHTWMYLKGTDPDTATLGSVSDLHDGDTTTLDSSSEDTLSRDLERVSLGSLGKWTWDIHSIILDFSTANFIDTVAIKILMNIFHDFSEIGVDIYLAGCQGKSVTVNSFRMSHLVSDWKISGLCFVFTQALVVEQLERGGFFSDVITEGRVFATVHDAVLYCLKHRGTEILHSYENALDTSGTRL, via the exons ATGGACTCAGGAAATACAGAGTATCATGTACAGAGAGAGATTATAGATGAACAGAGGCTGAAAGAGCGATCTCAGAGAATGGACCCTTCCCAGATCAACCTTCCCATCTCTCATCGGCTGAAGAAATCACTCAG CTGTTCTACACCCAGACTGAAACGTAGCATAGTTGGTTTCTTGCCTGTTCTGTCCTGGTTGCCCCGTTACTCCATCTGGGATTATGGCATGCCAGACCTTATCTCTGGCATCAGCGTGGGCATCATGCACCTTCCACAAG gaATGGCCTATGCTTTGCTAGCCTCGTTGCCTCCAGTATTTGGACTCTACACATCCCTCTATCCTccgttaatttattttatttttgggaccTCCAGACACATATCTATAG GCACATTTACCATCCTCAGTATTATGATTGGAAGTGTGACAGAGAGACTGGCCCCAGATTCAGATTTCCTTATTTACAACAGCACTAATGTGACCGAGGAGGTGGATATTATATCTAGAGACTTCTACAGAGTGCAGGTTGCTGCTGCTGCCACTGTACTGGGAGGACTTATTCAG GTTGTATTAGGCTTGGTGCAGTTTGGGTTTGTTGGTACGTATCTCTCAGAGCCCTTGGTCAGAGGTTATACTACAGCTGCCTCAGCTCATGCTGTAGTAGCCCAGTTAAAGTACGTCTTTGGAGTCTCACCTAAGCGTTTCAGTGGACCTCTGTCTATCGTCTAT ACTTTAGCTGACTTGTGTATGCTGTTGCCAGAAACTCATCTCCCAACTCTACTGGCCAGTGTTGTGTCCATTGTGGGTCTCATCACTGCCAAAGAGCTTAACACTGCGCTCAGGAAAAAACTACTGGTGCCTATTCCAGTAGAGCTGTGCACT ATTGTAGTGGCAACAGTAATATCATTCTACACTCGGCTGAATGAAACCTATAAGATATCAGTCGTTGGTGATATTCCAAGTGG acTTCAGCTTCCCAGCATTCCAATTGCCAATGTCTTTTCTGAGGTGGTGTTGGACGCTTTTGCCATGGCCATTGTTGGTTATGCAATTTCTATTTCGTTGGGCAAAACCTTCGCTCTCAAACATGGTTACAAAGTAGACAGCAACCAG GAGCTGGTGGCTTTGGGTCTCAGTAATACAGTTGGAGGATTTTTCCAGTGTTTTTCAGTTTGTTCTTCAATGTCTCGGAGTCTCATTCAAGAAAGCACAGGAGGCAAGACACAG ATCGCTGGAGTAGTGTCTGGTGTAATAGTACTGGTGACAATACTAAAGTTAGGCTCACTTTTCCAAGAGCTGCCCAAG GCAGTTCTTGCTGCCATTGTACTTGTGAATCTGAAGGGAATGTTCAAGCAGTACTATGACATTGTCACACTATGGCGTAGTAGCAAGATTGATATG TTGATATGGTTGGTGACATATGTATCCACTGTGCTCTTTAATTTGGATATGGGTCTGGGTGCCTCGATGGGTTTTGCTCTGCTCACTGTTATCTTCAGAACTCAACG GCCCAGTTACTCACTGCTGGGACACCTCCCTGGCACTGAGCTGTATCTAGATATGGAGACACACGAGGAG GTGAGGGAGGTACCAGGTATCACTATATTCCGCTCTTCTGCCACCATGTATTTCGCTAATGCTGAACTTTATCTTGAAGCccttaaaaaaaag AGTGGCCTGGACATCGGGAAAATGCTCATCTATAAGCGCAGGCAGGAGGCCAagcagagacggagagagaggcgAGCAGAGCGAAGAGCCCGAAGAGAGGCTAAAAGACAG AAAAGAGCTTTCAGGGAAGCCTCTCAGCGATCCagaaaagctgtattttcattGGAAGAGGAAGTAGGGCAGATGAAGGAAACAAATGGAGACATACACAGAGAGGTAGAGCTTGGCTGGAGAGAACGGGAAAATAGTACTGTGTTTGTAATACCCGAAGCAGCGAGGACATCTGATGGCCATCATACCTGGATGTATCTTAAGGGCACTGACCCTGACACCGCCACCCTGGGGTCAGTGTCAGATCTACATGATGGGGACACCACCACTCTGGACTCCAGCAGCGAAGACACTTTAAGCCGGGACCTGGAGAGGGTTTCTCTGGGATCCCTGGGGAAGTGGACCTGGGACATCCATTCTATCATCTTGGATTTCTCTACTGCTAACTTTATTGATACAGTTGCCATTAAGATATTAATGAAT ATATTCCATGATTTTAGCGAGATTGGCGTGGATATCTACTTGGCAGGCTGTCAGGGTAAGAGTGTCACAGTCAACTCTTTCAGAATGTCTCATTTAGTGAGTGATTGGAAAATATCTGGGCTATGCTTTGTTTTCACCCAAGCACTGGTGGTGGAACAGCTTGAACGTGGTGGCTTCTTCTCCGATGTCATCACTGAAGGACGTGTCTTTGCTACTGTGCATGATGCAGTTCTGTACTGTCTCAAACATCGGGGAACTGAGATCCTCCACAGCTATGAGAATGCTCTG
- the slc26a6l1 gene encoding solute carrier family 26 member 6, like 1 isoform X2, giving the protein MDSGNTEYHVQREIIDEQRLKERSQRMDPSQINLPISHRLKKSLSCSTPRLKRSIVGFLPVLSWLPRYSIWDYGMPDLISGISVGIMHLPQGMAYALLASLPPVFGLYTSLYPPLIYFIFGTSRHISIGTFTILSIMIGSVTERLAPDSDFLIYNSTNVTEEVDIISRDFYRVQVAAAATVLGGLIQVVLGLVQFGFVGTYLSEPLVRGYTTAASAHAVVAQLKYVFGVSPKRFSGPLSIVYTLADLCMLLPETHLPTLLASVVSIVGLITAKELNTALRKKLLVPIPVELCTIVVATVISFYTRLNETYKISVVGDIPSGLQLPSIPIANVFSEVVLDAFAMAIVGYAISISLGKTFALKHGYKVDSNQELVALGLSNTVGGFFQCFSVCSSMSRSLIQESTGGKTQIAGVVSGVIVLVTILKLGSLFQELPKAVLAAIVLVNLKGMFKQYYDIVTLWRSSKIDMLIWLVTYVSTVLFNLDMGLGASMGFALLTVIFRTQRPSYSLLGHLPGTELYLDMETHEEVREVPGITIFRSSATMYFANAELYLEALKKKSGLDIGKMLIYKRRQEAKQRRRERRAERRARREAKRQKRAFREASQRSRKAVFSLEEEVGQMKETNGDIHREVELGWRERENSTVFVIPEAARTSDGHHTWMYLKGTDPDTATLGSVSDLHDGDTTTLDSSSEDTLSRDLERVSLGSLGKWTWDIHSIILDFSTANFIDTVAIKILMNIFHDFSEIGVDIYLAGCQALVVEQLERGGFFSDVITEGRVFATVHDAVLYCLKHRGTEILHSYENALDTSGTRL; this is encoded by the exons ATGGACTCAGGAAATACAGAGTATCATGTACAGAGAGAGATTATAGATGAACAGAGGCTGAAAGAGCGATCTCAGAGAATGGACCCTTCCCAGATCAACCTTCCCATCTCTCATCGGCTGAAGAAATCACTCAG CTGTTCTACACCCAGACTGAAACGTAGCATAGTTGGTTTCTTGCCTGTTCTGTCCTGGTTGCCCCGTTACTCCATCTGGGATTATGGCATGCCAGACCTTATCTCTGGCATCAGCGTGGGCATCATGCACCTTCCACAAG gaATGGCCTATGCTTTGCTAGCCTCGTTGCCTCCAGTATTTGGACTCTACACATCCCTCTATCCTccgttaatttattttatttttgggaccTCCAGACACATATCTATAG GCACATTTACCATCCTCAGTATTATGATTGGAAGTGTGACAGAGAGACTGGCCCCAGATTCAGATTTCCTTATTTACAACAGCACTAATGTGACCGAGGAGGTGGATATTATATCTAGAGACTTCTACAGAGTGCAGGTTGCTGCTGCTGCCACTGTACTGGGAGGACTTATTCAG GTTGTATTAGGCTTGGTGCAGTTTGGGTTTGTTGGTACGTATCTCTCAGAGCCCTTGGTCAGAGGTTATACTACAGCTGCCTCAGCTCATGCTGTAGTAGCCCAGTTAAAGTACGTCTTTGGAGTCTCACCTAAGCGTTTCAGTGGACCTCTGTCTATCGTCTAT ACTTTAGCTGACTTGTGTATGCTGTTGCCAGAAACTCATCTCCCAACTCTACTGGCCAGTGTTGTGTCCATTGTGGGTCTCATCACTGCCAAAGAGCTTAACACTGCGCTCAGGAAAAAACTACTGGTGCCTATTCCAGTAGAGCTGTGCACT ATTGTAGTGGCAACAGTAATATCATTCTACACTCGGCTGAATGAAACCTATAAGATATCAGTCGTTGGTGATATTCCAAGTGG acTTCAGCTTCCCAGCATTCCAATTGCCAATGTCTTTTCTGAGGTGGTGTTGGACGCTTTTGCCATGGCCATTGTTGGTTATGCAATTTCTATTTCGTTGGGCAAAACCTTCGCTCTCAAACATGGTTACAAAGTAGACAGCAACCAG GAGCTGGTGGCTTTGGGTCTCAGTAATACAGTTGGAGGATTTTTCCAGTGTTTTTCAGTTTGTTCTTCAATGTCTCGGAGTCTCATTCAAGAAAGCACAGGAGGCAAGACACAG ATCGCTGGAGTAGTGTCTGGTGTAATAGTACTGGTGACAATACTAAAGTTAGGCTCACTTTTCCAAGAGCTGCCCAAG GCAGTTCTTGCTGCCATTGTACTTGTGAATCTGAAGGGAATGTTCAAGCAGTACTATGACATTGTCACACTATGGCGTAGTAGCAAGATTGATATG TTGATATGGTTGGTGACATATGTATCCACTGTGCTCTTTAATTTGGATATGGGTCTGGGTGCCTCGATGGGTTTTGCTCTGCTCACTGTTATCTTCAGAACTCAACG GCCCAGTTACTCACTGCTGGGACACCTCCCTGGCACTGAGCTGTATCTAGATATGGAGACACACGAGGAG GTGAGGGAGGTACCAGGTATCACTATATTCCGCTCTTCTGCCACCATGTATTTCGCTAATGCTGAACTTTATCTTGAAGCccttaaaaaaaag AGTGGCCTGGACATCGGGAAAATGCTCATCTATAAGCGCAGGCAGGAGGCCAagcagagacggagagagaggcgAGCAGAGCGAAGAGCCCGAAGAGAGGCTAAAAGACAG AAAAGAGCTTTCAGGGAAGCCTCTCAGCGATCCagaaaagctgtattttcattGGAAGAGGAAGTAGGGCAGATGAAGGAAACAAATGGAGACATACACAGAGAGGTAGAGCTTGGCTGGAGAGAACGGGAAAATAGTACTGTGTTTGTAATACCCGAAGCAGCGAGGACATCTGATGGCCATCATACCTGGATGTATCTTAAGGGCACTGACCCTGACACCGCCACCCTGGGGTCAGTGTCAGATCTACATGATGGGGACACCACCACTCTGGACTCCAGCAGCGAAGACACTTTAAGCCGGGACCTGGAGAGGGTTTCTCTGGGATCCCTGGGGAAGTGGACCTGGGACATCCATTCTATCATCTTGGATTTCTCTACTGCTAACTTTATTGATACAGTTGCCATTAAGATATTAATGAAT ATATTCCATGATTTTAGCGAGATTGGCGTGGATATCTACTTGGCAGGCTGTCAGG CACTGGTGGTGGAACAGCTTGAACGTGGTGGCTTCTTCTCCGATGTCATCACTGAAGGACGTGTCTTTGCTACTGTGCATGATGCAGTTCTGTACTGTCTCAAACATCGGGGAACTGAGATCCTCCACAGCTATGAGAATGCTCTG